One region of Streptomyces capillispiralis genomic DNA includes:
- a CDS encoding pyridoxamine 5'-phosphate oxidase family protein, whose protein sequence is MTTGQRRGRRIMMTPGELDDFLTAQRTCRVATVSADGAPHVSTLWFAWDGTSLWLYSVVRSRRWADLRRDPRVAVVVDTGEEYDELRGAELSGRVEFVGEVPCTGELCAELDLAETLFARKNFGLDEMPHDGRHAWLRLTPEKTVSWDFRKLSTLS, encoded by the coding sequence ATGACCACAGGCCAGCGCCGCGGCCGCAGGATCATGATGACGCCCGGGGAACTGGACGACTTCCTCACGGCCCAGCGCACCTGCCGGGTCGCCACGGTGTCCGCCGACGGCGCGCCGCACGTCAGCACGCTCTGGTTCGCCTGGGACGGCACCTCGCTGTGGCTGTACTCCGTGGTGCGCAGCAGACGCTGGGCGGACCTGCGCCGCGACCCCCGGGTGGCGGTCGTGGTCGACACGGGCGAGGAGTACGACGAACTGCGCGGGGCGGAGCTGTCCGGGCGGGTGGAGTTCGTGGGCGAGGTGCCGTGCACCGGTGAGCTGTGCGCGGAACTCGACCTCGCCGAGACGCTGTTCGCCCGCAAGAACTTCGGCCTGGACGAGATGCCCCACGACGGCCGCCACGCCTGGCTGCGCCTGACCCCGGAGAAGACCGTGTCGTGGGACTTCAGGAAGCTGTCGACACTGTCGTAG
- a CDS encoding Rieske (2Fe-2S) protein, which yields MTSTSFQHSPEFPAPPAGGGALGGPARRTVVAAAGAAGLAVALTACGGSGDDASGSSADSGTAGGSPDDAGTSGGGSDGGDAAAGAALASTADIPEGGGKVFADRKVVVTQPTAGEFKAFSATCTHQGCAVKSIADGVINCPCHNSNFSITDGSVQSGPATTPLPSVEITVSGDSITLA from the coding sequence ATGACCAGCACATCGTTCCAGCACTCCCCCGAGTTCCCGGCTCCGCCCGCAGGGGGCGGTGCCCTCGGGGGACCCGCCCGTCGCACGGTCGTGGCGGCGGCCGGAGCGGCGGGTCTCGCCGTCGCGCTGACCGCGTGCGGCGGCTCCGGCGACGACGCGTCGGGTTCCTCCGCGGACTCCGGCACGGCCGGCGGCTCCCCGGACGACGCCGGTACGAGCGGCGGCGGTTCGGACGGCGGCGATGCGGCCGCGGGTGCCGCGCTCGCCTCGACCGCCGACATCCCCGAGGGCGGCGGCAAGGTCTTCGCCGACCGGAAGGTGGTCGTCACCCAGCCGACGGCGGGCGAGTTCAAGGCGTTCTCGGCGACCTGCACCCACCAGGGGTGCGCGGTGAAGAGCATCGCGGACGGGGTGATCAACTGCCCCTGCCACAACAGCAATTTCTCCATCACGGACGGCAGTGTGCAGAGCGGCCCGGCCACCACACCGCTACCCTCCGTGGAGATCACCGTGAGCGGGGACTCGATCACCCTCGCGTGA
- a CDS encoding HipA family kinase produces the protein MLSEVTATRYITPLREGGSLPGLIEADDLHTYVLKFTGAGQGRKTLVAEVVCGELARRLGLRVPRLVTVELDPVLGLAEPDQEVQQLLKSSGGTNLGMHFLSGALGFDPLAFEVSPREAGRIVWFDALVNNVDRSWRNPNLLRLRDELWLIDHGATMIWHHNWPGAEASADRPYDAVDHALRAFAPDVASAAAELAPQITEELLAEVTAAVPDVWLAGEPGFDSPDALRRAYARPLIARAATVHQRIHGLQGDQ, from the coding sequence ATGCTGTCCGAGGTCACCGCAACCCGCTACATCACGCCCCTGCGCGAGGGCGGCTCGCTGCCGGGACTGATCGAGGCCGACGACCTCCACACCTACGTCCTGAAGTTCACCGGCGCCGGACAGGGCCGCAAGACCCTCGTCGCCGAAGTCGTCTGCGGCGAACTCGCGCGCCGGCTGGGGCTGCGGGTGCCGCGCCTGGTCACCGTCGAGCTCGACCCCGTCCTGGGACTCGCCGAGCCCGACCAGGAGGTGCAGCAGCTGCTGAAGTCCAGTGGCGGCACCAACCTCGGCATGCACTTCCTGTCCGGCGCCCTCGGCTTCGACCCGCTCGCCTTCGAGGTGAGCCCGCGGGAGGCGGGGCGGATCGTCTGGTTCGACGCGCTGGTGAACAACGTCGACCGCTCCTGGCGCAACCCCAACCTGCTCCGCCTGCGCGACGAACTCTGGCTCATCGACCACGGTGCCACCATGATCTGGCACCACAACTGGCCCGGCGCCGAGGCCTCCGCCGACCGCCCCTACGACGCCGTCGACCACGCCCTGAGAGCCTTCGCGCCGGACGTCGCCTCCGCCGCCGCGGAGCTCGCGCCGCAGATCACCGAGGAACTGCTCGCCGAGGTCACCGCCGCCGTCCCCGACGTCTGGCTGGCCGGCGAGCCCGGCTTCGACTCGCCCGACGCGCTGCGGCGGGCCTACGCGCGGCCGCTGATCGCCCGCGCGGCCACCGTCCACCAGCGCATCCACGGCCTCCAGGGGGACCAGTGA
- a CDS encoding DUF3037 domain-containing protein — protein MSDRHVYEYALLRVVPRVERGECVNAGVLVYCRPRSFVAARTHLDEARLLALDPKADLPGVRAALRAVEGVCAGGDAAGQAAGDDAGRRFRWLIAPRSTVVQPGPVHTGLTADPAAEVERLLDLLVR, from the coding sequence GTGAGCGACCGGCACGTCTACGAGTACGCCCTGCTGCGGGTCGTACCGCGCGTCGAGCGCGGCGAGTGCGTCAACGCCGGCGTGCTCGTGTACTGCCGCCCCCGGTCGTTCGTCGCGGCCCGCACCCACCTCGACGAGGCGCGGCTACTGGCCCTCGACCCGAAGGCCGACCTGCCCGGCGTCCGGGCCGCGCTGCGCGCCGTCGAGGGGGTCTGCGCGGGCGGGGACGCGGCGGGACAGGCGGCGGGGGACGACGCCGGGCGGCGCTTCCGCTGGCTGATCGCGCCCCGGTCCACCGTCGTCCAGCCCGGTCCCGTGCACACGGGGCTCACCGCCGATCCCGCGGCGGAGGTCGAGCGGCTGCTCGACCTCCTCGTGCGCTGA
- a CDS encoding excalibur calcium-binding protein — MRRRTGAIGTLIALAAIVPLADTAHAQDLDCGDFTYQEDAQAFFNTDRSDPHRLDEDPGPDDGVACEALPRRGLTSSTFRPAPTTSAPAPTATPTTAAPTRTATATPTRTATATPTRTATATPTRTATPTGTASPTTTAPTASASAVPTRGVRGGLGGASDSGPSDWDVGIGATFVTGAVLAVGHAVRRRRT, encoded by the coding sequence ATGCGCCGGCGCACCGGTGCCATAGGCACGCTGATCGCGCTCGCCGCGATCGTGCCGTTGGCCGACACCGCTCACGCCCAGGATCTGGACTGCGGCGACTTCACCTACCAGGAGGACGCGCAGGCGTTCTTCAACACGGACCGAAGTGATCCGCACCGGCTCGACGAGGACCCCGGTCCGGACGACGGAGTGGCCTGCGAGGCCCTTCCCCGCCGTGGTCTCACCTCGTCCACGTTCCGCCCCGCGCCGACCACCTCCGCTCCGGCCCCGACGGCGACCCCCACCACCGCCGCGCCGACCCGCACCGCGACCGCGACGCCCACGCGGACGGCGACCGCGACGCCCACCCGGACGGCGACCGCGACGCCCACCCGCACCGCGACACCCACCGGCACCGCGAGCCCCACGACCACCGCTCCCACGGCGTCCGCCTCCGCCGTGCCCACGCGCGGCGTGCGGGGCGGGCTGGGCGGCGCGTCGGACTCCGGCCCGAGCGACTGGGACGTGGGCATCGGCGCCACGTTCGTGACGGGCGCCGTCCTCGCCGTCGGCCACGCGGTGAGGCGCCGCCGCACCTGA